GACCTCGCCCTGGATGGGCGCAGGTCGTGGCGGCGGCGCGTGCGCGCAGGCGGCGGCGAAGGCCAACAGGAATAGAAAGAGGCTGAAGACGCTCTTCGGGACGGCCGGCGAGTTCATGGTTCGGGCACGGGTGTGAGGAGGGCGGAAGAGATGAGCACCCGCATCAGCGGCGCGCGCGGAAGAAGGATTGCAGCAATGTCGCAGCGGGCTCGGCCAGCACGCCCGCGGTCAGGCGCACCCGGTGGTTGAGGCGTGGGTCCTGGATGATGCACCCCAGCGAGCCGCACATGCCGGCCTTGGGATCGGCGGCCGCAACGACCAGGCGCTCGAGCCGCGCCAGCACCATGGCGCCGGCGCACATGGCGCAAGGCTCGAGCGTGACGTAGAGGGTGGCGTCGAGCAGGCGCCACTGGCCGAGGCGGGCGGCCGCGCGGCGGAGCGCGACCAGCTCGGCATGGCCGGTCGGGTCGTCCCAGGAGCGGGTGCGGTTGCGCGCCTCGGCCAGCAGGCGGCCTGCGCGGACGACGACCGCGCCCACCGGCACCTCGTCTTCGGCGGCTGCCGCCCGCGCCTGCTCGAGCGCGCGCTGCATCCAGAGCGCATCCTCCGGCTGCTCCGGCTCCAGCTCGGCGGCGATGCGTGGGCCGGGGCCGGCAGCCGCCGAGCTCAGCGCTTGGCCTCCCGGGCGGGTGCTGC
The window above is part of the Gemmatimonadota bacterium genome. Proteins encoded here:
- a CDS encoding nucleoside deaminase — protein: MQRALEQARAAAAEDEVPVGAVVVRAGRLLAEARNRTRSWDDPTGHAELVALRRAAARLGQWRLLDATLYVTLEPCAMCAGAMVLARLERLVVAAADPKAGMCGSLGCIIQDPRLNHRVRLTAGVLAEPAATLLQSFFRARR